Below is a genomic region from Microbacterium sp. LWO12-1.2.
GCCGTGGGGCCCGCCGCCGCCGTCCCGCTCATCGAGTACTACGAGCACTGGGAGGACTTCTGGACCGCCCGGGTCACCGACACCGAGTGGTGGGAGGCATCGAAACGCGGAATCTACCTGAACATCCACACCTCCTCGTACCTCGATGCCGTGACGCAGGCCGACATCGATCTGACCGAGTCACTGATGGCGCAGGTCGAGACCCTCGCCGTGACCGCCGACCAGCAGTCGAGGGCCGATGTGCTCGCGCGCAACGCGGAGATCTACGTCGCGTCCATGGCGAGCTACCCGAAGTCCACCGTCACGGTCGACTCAGAGCAGGAGGCCCTGGATTGGCTCGATGACCAAGGAGGGGTGGCGACCGCGATCGAGAAGGCGGCGCTGCGCAACCAGCTCCTCGACACCGAGCTCGCCCGCACGGACTCGGCACTGTACGGCGACCCGCGCCTGTTCGGCTCGGGGAACAACTGGAACGGTGTGAACACGCATCTCCAGGCCCGCTTCGTCGAATACCTCGCGTCGTCGGAAGCCACCGGTGGACCGGTGACCGAACGCCTGCGCGATCTCGCCACCGCTCCGGCGGACACGCTGCTGCGCGCCTTCGCCCGAGAGATCCTGGTGCGCAGCGTGCCATCGGAGAACACACTGGAGGATCCGTCGTTCGAGGCACAGAGCGGCACCCTCACCGGCACCGGAACCTGGTACACGCAGACCAACGCCGCCGGTGGCGACTTCGCCTCCTCGGAGGATGTCGCCCGCACCGGCACGAAGAGTCTGAAGGCGACGGGCGTGGCGTTCAGCGCGGTCTCGCAGGTCGTGCCCGTCACGGCAGGAGAAGCGACCGCGATCGCCCACTACCGCACGCCTGCCGGCACGAACTCGACGGCGACGCTGTGGTTCAAGGTCGGGCTGCTCGGCGCGAACGGCGCGACGCTCGCGCTCAACCACGCATACACAGACTCGCTGAACGCGTCGGCGGGGACCGGAACGTGGAAGGAGTCGCGGCTGCAGTTCGCGATCCCGGCAGAAGTCGGCGGCGTGCCGGTGACCGACATCCTCTTGCAGATGGAGGTGTACCAGCAGTCCGACGGAGTGCCGATCTACCTCGATGACTTCGGCTTCTCGCAGTCGCTCCCGCTCGACACCTCGGAGTTCGATGCGGTGAATTCCACCTACCAGAGGATCCTCACGACGTCGCAGGCCGACCGCTATACAGCCGCCTCGCTCGGCGCGGCGCAGGATGCCTACGACGCCGTCGTCGCCGCGATCCGCGCCTATGGTGTGACGACGCAGGCCGAGTTCGATCTGCTCGTCGACGACGCGAAGGTGGCGTTCGCGGCACTCGAGCTGCGCCCCGCGACGATCGAGAACAGCCAATGGCTGTCGGACATCCCGTTCGACACGGCGAGATCCTGGTCTCCTTCGCCCGGTTCACAGGAGGGCATCCGGCTCGATCTGAACGCGGCGGGAGCGTCCTATCGCATCGCCACGGACACCGGCTCCGCTGTCGCCGAGAAGTCGGTCGGCGTCACCGCCCCGTCAGAGGTGTTCTACGACGTGAGCGCGCTCGACATCGACACCTTCGACGCCACACCGGCGATCGACACGGGAGCGGACCTTCCGCGCCTGTTCGCGACACCGGTGACCCTGCCGGCCGGCGGCCAGCGGTTCGCCGTCGACCAGACCGACTTCGTCACGGCTCACGGCGAGGACGGAATCGCGAGCTTCCTGCTCAGCACCGCGGAGAGCGGATCGGTGTATCTGGGCGACGCGAATCTGCCCCCGATCTACAGCCCGCACCTGCGGATCATCATGGAGGACGACACGATCCATGATGTCTTGGCGACCGAGACCGTCGACGTGCGGGATTGGATGCCGGACACGAACCTCAACGCCACCGATCCCGGTCAGATGCAGCAGCTCGCAGGTGCCGGCAACGGGAACGCCAAGAGCTATCTGAACTTCGCCATCCCGACGGGGATCGACCTCGAGGACGTGCGGAAGGTAGAGCTCGACATGTGGCTGGCAGCCTCGATCGGAGTGACCACCCTCACCGTGTCGGGGCTCACCGTCGACGACTGGGACGCGAACACCATCACGTACAACACGCAGCCGACCGCCTACACGGATGCCGATATCGCGGCGTTCGCACCGGTGGAGTTCGCGATCTACGGCGACGGCGTGCTGCTGGCGACGGCAGCCGCCGAGTACGGCGAGATCCCCACCGACCTCTCCATCCCGCTCGACGACATCGATGAGCTGCGCCTGGTCACGAACACGAACGACAGCCCCCTGGCGGCGCATGCGGTCTGGGCCGATGCGAAGGTGTACGACTTCGTCCCGACGGAGACCACACCGCCCGCCACCGAGCCACCTGCGACGGAGCCGCCGACGACCGAGCAGCCGTCGACCCCCGGGGCGGCCTGGGCGCAGGTGGATGTGGGCGAGGGCCGGGTCGAGGCCGGCGGCTCGCTGTCGGTGACCATGAGCGGCCTCGAACCGGGTCAGCAGATCGGAGCGGTGCTCCACAGCGACCCGCTGACGGTGACGGGGATCCCCGCCGCCGATGCGCAGGGCGCGGTGACGTTCTCGGTGAGGATCCCCGCGGACTTCGCTCTGGGCGCACACACACTGGAGCTCACGGCGGATGGTGAGGATCCGATCATCCTCGACATCACTGTGGTTGCAGCCGGCAGTCTTGCGGTCACGGGCGGGCAGGTGCCGCTCCTGCTGCTGATCGTCACTCTCGGGCTCCTGACCACCGGCGCCCTGCTCACTGCAAGGCGCCGTCGCGCGAGGCTGTCCTGATCTCTCCGGTCGCCGACTCACACCCGAATGGAGGCGGCGGCCGGCAGGTCGCCTGACCGCAACTTGTAACTACAGGTTGCGGTCAGGGAGAATGGACATGCCAGCCCGATGAAGGAGTTCCATGTCTGATCGTCTCGACCGCGCCCGCACCACCGGCATTCTCGCGGTGCTGCGCGCCCCCTCCCCCGAGCTCGCGCTCGAGGCATCCGAGGCGATCATCCGCGGCGGCGTCACCGGCATCGAGGTCACATTCTCGACCCCCGACGCCCCCGCCGTGATCCGCGAGCTCATCGCTCGGCACGGTGACGCGGCCTACATCGGAGCGGGCACCGTGACGACGCCGGAGCAGGCCGCTCTCGCCGCCGACGCGGGCGCCGAGTTCCTGGTGAGCCCCGGAACGCTTCCCGCGCTCACCCGGTCGATGCTCGACACCGGCCGCGTCGTGATGACCGGAGCGATGACCCCCACCGAGGTCATGGGCGCGCTCGAGCTCGGCGTCGACGTCGTGAAGATCTTCCCGGCCTCCCTCGGCGGCCCCTCGTACCTCGGCGCGCTGCGCGGTCCGTTCCCTGACGCTCCCCTCATGCCGACCGGCGGCGTGAGCCCCGACAACCTCGCCGCCTGGT
It encodes:
- a CDS encoding DUF4838 domain-containing protein, whose translation is MRFRAFLALAVGASLLAASIPTAAAADDPVIPLIVDGDVTAVIVVPNDPGDRVDAAAESLAALLAEASGGAAPEIIPVSALGGPTPPDPALTLLMVGIHPHTQPVMDAEYAGLSDDGWVVHAHAPGPASPGVIELVAPTEDGVWAATMAFLEREVGVAWLMPWAFGDHVPAVSDLEVPAVNLRFEPAFSKGELYSIPENPWIERMAMQRSSDPGDRFSHNMYRIFTPGLYADAHPEYYPVVNGERRIPGRNGVPGHYRWNPRFTAETKQVVVDYIVDYFTTNPDAEWFSLGVNDENGFDDEYTLNAPVNSIGVPSVSDPYFTWVNDIVETVTANGTLYQDKKFGVVAYSALQDAPSFDLNPQVVPFLTKDVGIWLDTAIRDSDRDWIADWKDVAPEIGIYDYTYGTYYAIPRYYPHLMQESYEYLESIGVKSYFAEWQPGWGEGPKAYIQAKLSRDPSLDVDQLLESWATLAVGPAAAVPLIEYYEHWEDFWTARVTDTEWWEASKRGIYLNIHTSSYLDAVTQADIDLTESLMAQVETLAVTADQQSRADVLARNAEIYVASMASYPKSTVTVDSEQEALDWLDDQGGVATAIEKAALRNQLLDTELARTDSALYGDPRLFGSGNNWNGVNTHLQARFVEYLASSEATGGPVTERLRDLATAPADTLLRAFAREILVRSVPSENTLEDPSFEAQSGTLTGTGTWYTQTNAAGGDFASSEDVARTGTKSLKATGVAFSAVSQVVPVTAGEATAIAHYRTPAGTNSTATLWFKVGLLGANGATLALNHAYTDSLNASAGTGTWKESRLQFAIPAEVGGVPVTDILLQMEVYQQSDGVPIYLDDFGFSQSLPLDTSEFDAVNSTYQRILTTSQADRYTAASLGAAQDAYDAVVAAIRAYGVTTQAEFDLLVDDAKVAFAALELRPATIENSQWLSDIPFDTARSWSPSPGSQEGIRLDLNAAGASYRIATDTGSAVAEKSVGVTAPSEVFYDVSALDIDTFDATPAIDTGADLPRLFATPVTLPAGGQRFAVDQTDFVTAHGEDGIASFLLSTAESGSVYLGDANLPPIYSPHLRIIMEDDTIHDVLATETVDVRDWMPDTNLNATDPGQMQQLAGAGNGNAKSYLNFAIPTGIDLEDVRKVELDMWLAASIGVTTLTVSGLTVDDWDANTITYNTQPTAYTDADIAAFAPVEFAIYGDGVLLATAAAEYGEIPTDLSIPLDDIDELRLVTNTNDSPLAAHAVWADAKVYDFVPTETTPPATEPPATEPPTTEQPSTPGAAWAQVDVGEGRVEAGGSLSVTMSGLEPGQQIGAVLHSDPLTVTGIPAADAQGAVTFSVRIPADFALGAHTLELTADGEDPIILDITVVAAGSLAVTGGQVPLLLLIVTLGLLTTGALLTARRRRARLS
- a CDS encoding bifunctional 4-hydroxy-2-oxoglutarate aldolase/2-dehydro-3-deoxy-phosphogluconate aldolase; protein product: MSDRLDRARTTGILAVLRAPSPELALEASEAIIRGGVTGIEVTFSTPDAPAVIRELIARHGDAAYIGAGTVTTPEQAALAADAGAEFLVSPGTLPALTRSMLDTGRVVMTGAMTPTEVMGALELGVDVVKIFPASLGGPSYLGALRGPFPDAPLMPTGGVSPDNLAAWFAAGAVAVGAGGDLANGASIAAADWADIEQRAARFTSALTAARG